In a single window of the Rhizobiaceae bacterium genome:
- a CDS encoding flagellar export protein FliJ — translation MKSSRENLVRLKRFQVDEKRRQLAQLDQMIAEFDRMATELEMQVVAEEKKAGITDVNHFAYPTFAKAARLRRDNIKTSQMGLMDQRKTAETLLAEAEADLAKAELLESRDGRGRDGDHDIRNAM, via the coding sequence ATGAAATCCTCTCGTGAAAATCTGGTCAGGCTGAAGCGCTTTCAAGTCGACGAAAAGCGGCGCCAGCTTGCACAGCTCGATCAGATGATCGCCGAATTCGACCGAATGGCCACCGAGCTGGAGATGCAGGTGGTGGCAGAGGAGAAGAAGGCAGGCATCACGGATGTCAACCATTTCGCCTATCCAACCTTCGCCAAGGCGGCACGGCTGCGCCGCGACAATATAAAAACATCCCAGATGGGCCTGATGGACCAGCGCAAGACGGCGGAAACGCTACTTGCCGAGGCAGAAGCCGACCTCGCCAAGGCGGAGCTTCTGGAATCGCGCGACGGCCGCGGGCGCGACGGCGACCACGATATCCGCAACGCGATGTAA
- the ctrA gene encoding cell cycle two-component system response regulator CtrA has protein sequence MRVLLIEDDSATAQSIELMLKSESFNVYTTDLGEEGVDLGKLYDYDIILLDLNLPDMSGYEVLRTLRLSKVKTPILILSGMAGIEDKVRGLGFGADDYMTKPFHKDELVARIHAIVRRSKGHAQSVIATGDLIVNLDAKTVEVGGQRVHLTGKEYQMLELLSLRKGTTLTKEMFLNHLYGGMDEPELKIIDVFICKLRKKLDAASGGQNYIETVWGRGYVLREPDDLRESA, from the coding sequence ATGCGCGTTCTGCTGATTGAAGATGACAGTGCAACCGCACAAAGCATCGAGTTGATGCTGAAATCCGAGAGTTTCAATGTCTATACCACCGACCTTGGTGAAGAAGGCGTCGATCTCGGCAAACTGTACGACTACGATATAATACTTCTCGACCTCAACCTGCCGGACATGTCCGGCTACGAGGTGCTGCGGACGCTCCGCCTCTCGAAAGTCAAGACGCCGATCCTGATCCTGTCGGGCATGGCCGGAATCGAGGACAAGGTTCGCGGGCTGGGTTTCGGCGCGGACGACTATATGACCAAGCCGTTTCACAAGGACGAGCTTGTGGCGCGCATCCACGCAATCGTCCGCCGCTCGAAGGGGCATGCGCAATCCGTCATCGCCACCGGCGACCTGATCGTCAATCTCGACGCCAAGACGGTCGAGGTCGGTGGCCAGCGCGTGCACCTGACCGGCAAGGAATATCAGATGCTGGAGCTGCTCTCGCTGCGCAAGGGCACCACGCTGACCAAGGAAATGTTCCTGAACCACCTCTATGGCGGCATGGACGAACCGGAACTCAAGATTATCGACGTCTTTATCTGCAAGCTGCGCAAGAAGCTCGATGCGGCTTCGGGCGGCCAGAACTATATCGAGACGGTCTGGGGCCGCGGCTATGTGCTGCGCGAGCCGGACGATCTGCGCGAAAGCGCCTGA